GCTGCGCGACGGGTGTCTCGTCGAGCGTTCCGTGCACGTCCACGAGCAGGGACGCGTCGATCCCGTGCGAGCCGGCGGCCACCACGCGCGCGAGCGAGTCGTCGTAGAGCATGAGCACCGCGCGGCGCATCGTCGTGAGGCGGCAGAGCGCCTCGCACAGACGGTTGTAGAACTCGCCGGGCTCGGTCTCGCTCTCGATCCCCGAGAACAGCTCGACGAAGACGTCGAGCGTCTCCACCTGGGGCGAGAGGACTCCGTTCCCCATACGTGGACGGTACCCGGGGCGACGGCCGGCGACTAGAGCGCCACCAGCTCCGGCTCGGGCCGGGGCGTGGGATCGAGTGGCCGGCGCTCGTGCAACGCGAGCCGGAGTGCCTGCATCTGCCCGAGGAAGACGGTGCGCGTGTGGCCGCACTCAGCGCATACGCAGTCCACGTGCGACTCGTAGTCGTCCGTCGCGCTCAGGTGCCAGTCCACATGTCCCGACAGGCACACCGGGCAAGCGAGCGACGCGGCCACGAGGCAATCCTGGTCGTGCGCGCGGAAGGCGGCTGTCTCGTCGTGGCGGGCCATGCCTGGATGATCCCGGGGACGGTGCGAACGTAACACCGCCCGGCGCAACGTTCCCCCCGCTTGGGGGGTTCCTCAGCGAGTGAGCGCGAAGCTGCTCTGGCCGACGAACCGGCCGTAGTGGTGGGCGGCGCGCGAGCCGTAGCCCGGCCACACGTACCAGCGGTACCAGCCCGGCTTGAGGCCGCGGTGCGGAAGCCTGAGCCGGGGCCGCCCGGGCCAGACGTCGAGCAGCCTGTGCCTGCCCCTGTACAGCTGGACGTTGTAGTAGCTCGCGCCCTTCACCGCGGGCCAGCGAAGGAGCGGCGCCCGGCTGACCTTGGTTCCGCGCCTCGGGACCATCCCGAGCGACACCGCCGGCCGCGCGGCGCTCGCTCCCGACACGCTGTTCCCGGCCTGGTCGTACACGGTGACCGTGTAGCGGTAGGCGATGCCGTTCCTGAGAGAGTCGTCGTGGAAGCGCGTGCCCGCGCCGTCGTAGACGGTGCCGCTGGCATTCCCGTGCGGGCCCGGACTCCGCACGATATGGACGCGCACCACGTCCGGCGACTCTCGCCAGGTGACGGTGGCGCTCCGGTTGCCGGCAAGCGCCTTGACACTGGCGAGCGAGGGCGGTGTGGCGTCATAGGCCACCGGGAAGCTCCCGATGGCCACGTTCCCAGCCTTGTCGATACAGCTGCCGGTGACGCTCATCCCAGGCCCGCTGAATGTGATGGGCTCGCAGGATGCGATCCCGGACGTGGCGTCAGAGCCGCTGAACGTGAAGCCGATCGGGTGGTTCCACCAGCCGTTCAGGTCGGGCGGACGATCGGGCGTTGCAGCGGTGACCTGCGGCGGCGAGCGATCGATGTGGAGGACGGCAGTCTCCTCCGTGGTCGTCGCATCTCCATTGTCCTGGACCTTGCAGGACACGGACAGCGCCGAATTGTCCTGGCCGAACACCTGGGGATTGCAGTTCCCGCCGACTGGATGGGCGGTGAACGGGTTCCAAGCCCAGATCAGCTTGACGGGCTCGTTGTGCCACTGCGCGCAGCTCTGGGACGTTGCGTCGGCCGGCGGGGAGCAGCCATAGGTCAGAGAGGGGGCGGCAGCGGCCGGCGCGGCCCCCGCGAACGCGATGGCCGCAAGCACGACCAGCACGGATACAGCGGCACCCGGGTGCCGTGCTGCTCGGACGGATGGGCTCATCGGTGACAAACCCCTTCTGGCCAGGTACACCGATCTGGTATCGAACGTAAGCCTGAACCGGTGAGTTGTCAACGCTCCGACCTGGCACCTGCACGCGTCAGGTCACGTAACCCTCTTCCTTCTCGATGCTCTCGCCCTTGTGCGCGAGTACGAACTGCACGCTGGACCGAAGCCAGCGAGCGCCACCGCGGACGGTGGGAACGCCCTCATCGTTGAGGACGTCGGCAATCGCCTGGAGCGTCATGCCGCTCGCACGCATGGAGCGGATCCGCTCGAGGAGCTCGGAGCGCTCCTTGACGGCGCGGCGGCGCGCGCCCGCCGGCTGCTCGGAACCGGCCAGCGACATCAGCACGCGCGCCACCAGCCTCCCCTCCGAGGAGCTCGTGTCGAGGCCGACGTCGAGCGCGGTGAGCGCAACCCCGGTGTACATGAACCACCCGAGCACAACGCGCAGCTCGGCCACTGAGGACACGAGGTGCGTGAGACGATGCACGACGAGCCTGGATGCCCTTCCCTCGCTCAGCTCCCCGAGCGCGTAGGTCAGGCCCGACTGCCCCAGTGGCTCGCCGCTCTCCGTGCCGGAGTCGCGCACGAGGACCGCGAGCCTCCACCCCCGGTCCGCGCACGCCGCGCGTATCGCCGCCTCGTCGGGCGCCCCGGAGCGCGGATCGTCGCTGCTCACGTAACCAAGCACCACCTCCTGCGCCGGGAGCTCCAACGGAACGGGTTGGCTCGGCGAGTCATCGGAACGCCTCGCCCGAGCGGCGAGGACGAGCGTGAGCGTGGCGGCCGCGGACATCGCGGCGGCAATCGCGCCGATGACCAGAAGGAGCCATGGCGACGGGCCGTGAGCGGCGGCGTGCCTCTCCGGTGGGCGGAGCTGGCCGGCCGGTACCGCCGGGTGCCGCATCGATCCCGCCGCTGCTCGGGTCTTCGCGTGTGTCGTGCCGGCATGGGTGAACCCATGCGGATCGAGCAGCACGGCGAGCGTCGCCGCTGCCACGACGCCCGTGGGACGTAATCCGTGCTTGATCTGGAACCACTGAACCGCCGAGCGCGTGAGTGGCCCGTAGAGCCCGTCGACCGGCCCGGTGTGGTACCCGAGCAGCGTGAGCCGCCGCTGCACCTCGCGCACCCGTTCCGACGGGCGCCGGTATCCGCTGCCGTAACGCACGGCGCCGGCGCTCCAACCGACGGGATATGTGGCACCAGCAAGAGAGCGCGGGTCAACCGGCTGATGCGGATGCCGGATCGGCCTGCCGTTCCACCCCGTCCATGGGAGCGGGCGCGGGTTGGCCGATGCCGCGCTGTAGGCTGCCGACGCCGAGGCTGAGCCCGTGAGCAGCGCGCACAGCGCTACAGCCAGCAGCAGCACCCCCTTTATCGCCTGCATCGTTATCCGTCTCCTGAAAGATCGAATGACCGCCTGCAGCGGACGACGGCGCCCGGTGCAAGCCCCGACTAGAACCGCAGGGGCTTAGCCAGGCCGCTCGATCAGGGAGACGAGCGCGACCGACCGCCAGCGAAGCGGCGCGGCGCGGAGCTTGCTGAAGCACATGACAGCGGTGGCCAGCAAGCCGATGAGCACGGCGAAGACGGTTGAGGTTCCCGATCCCGAGGACGAGGCGCCGGCAGGGACCGCGCCAGGCTGTTCCGGAGCGAACCCGAGAGGCGCTCGAGGCGGGCCGGCGCTCGACGGGGCGTGAGGGCGCTGCGCCTTCCCTGGTGCCGCGGACCCGCCGCCGACAGCGGTGACTTGCGCCCTCAGCTTGAAGGGGCCGGCCCCGAGCGATGGGAGGACCGACACCCGACCGGTCACATCCGCGCGCCGGGAAGCGGCACCGTGCGCCGGCCCACGGACGGACGTGTTCGAGGAACGCGAAGTGGGCGCCTCGCTCGCGGGAGTCTTGGTCCGAGTGGTGGGCACACGACCGGCGATGCTCTGCCCCGGCGAAGGCGAAGAGCGGGCAGGCGCGCCTGGTTGGGCTGCCACGACGGGCCGCGGGACGATCGCGGTCACCGCCTTCCGCGGGGCGCGCGTCACGGTGCCCGTTGTCGAAGTCACGGTCGCGGCGGCTCGACTCGCGATCCTCTGGACCGCGGACGCCGGGGCCGCGGGAGGTGGCGGCACCGTCGCTGTGGACGGAGCGACGGACGCGGCGGTGGAGGAGACCGACTGCGTCGTGGACTTCACCGCGGCCGACGCCACGGACGCCACCGAGTGGACGGTCGAAGTTGTCGAGCCCGCTGCCGAGGCCGCCGGAACCGTGGACCCGCTGTTCGAGACGGGCGGCTGCGCCGGAGCCGCAGCGCTCGGCGGAACGGATGGGACGGACGGGACGGAAGCCCGGACCGGAGCGGGCGCCGCGCTCGTCACCTGGGCGGTGACCGTCGCCGAAAGATCGGCCGCCGCCGGGGCGGCGCCCATCACCGCGAGCCAGACGAGCGGGAGCCCCACGAGCGCGAGCGCCACTTTGCGGGGGACCGGCGGTTCGTGTTCGTGGCGCCTGCTGGACATCCATTTCCCCTGTCTGCAGTGGAGTCCGCTACCACTTCTGCGGTATCCGTAGCACGAGGTTGAAAACGGGCAGATCGTGCTATCCCACACCAAAAAAGCCGCAAATTGCGGCTTTTTTAACCGCAGATCAGGCCTCTACGGCCGGAGCCCGCGCCGCTTCGCCCCCTCGTGGAGCTCGTGCGCGATCAGCTCGTGAGCTCGCTGCGCCCAGTCGCAGAGGAGCGGGCGGGTGTCGCGAGGGTCGATGATCTCCTCGATCATGAAACGCTCCGCCGTGCGGAAGGGCGAGCGCACAGCGTTCAGGCGCTCCTCGATCTCCGCTCGGAGCGCCACCGGATCCTCGGCGGCCTCGAGCTCGCGGCGGTAGGCCGCCTCGATGCCGCCCTCGATCGGAAGCGAGCCCCAGTCGCCCGACGGCCAGGCGTATCGGACATTCAGCCGCTCGGCGTTGCTGTGCGCCGCCCCCGCCACGCCGAAGGCCTTGCGCACCAGCACGGACGCCCACGGCACGCTCGCCTGGTACACGGCGGTGAGCGCGCGCGTGCCGCGGCGGATGGTGCCGCGCCGCTCGGCATCCGTTCCGATCACGAAGCCCGGCTGGTCCACGAAGTTCACCACCGGCAGCCGGAACTGGTCGCACGTGTCGACGAAGCGGGTGAGCTTCTCCGACGCGTCCGCGGTCAGGCCGCCGGCGTAGTGATTCGGGTCCGAGCAAAGCACGCCCACCGGCCGGCCGGCCAAGCGGGCGAGCGCGGTGATGAGCGGGCGGCCGTAGCGCGGGCCAAGCTCGAACACCGAGCCGGCGTCGAACACCGCTTCGAGAATCGCCCGCGGCTTGTAGGGCTTCCGGCGCTCGCGTGGCACGATCGAGAGGAGAGCCCCCTCGCGCCGATCCGGCGGATCGGCCGAAGCGAGGAGCGGTGGCGCCTCCCATACGTTCGACGGGAGATACGACAGGAAGCGCTTGAGCTGCGCGAGCGCGTCGTCCTCGTCGGCGGCCTCGTTGTCCACGGCTCCGGCGCGCGTCTGCGCCCGCGCGCCGCCGAGCTCCTCCTTGTCCGGCGTCTCGCCCATGGCGGCGGCCACCACAGGCGGTCCCGCCACGAAGAGCTGCGCCGTGCCGCGCACGATCACGGAGAAGTGCGAAGCCACCACGCGGGCGGCGCCGAGGCCGGCCACCGGCCCGAGTGCGGCGGCCACCACCGGCACGATCGAGAGGTTCGCCACCGCCAGCTCCCAACCCGGGATGAACGGCACATAGGTGTGGCCCATGTCCTCGAGCGACTTCACGCTGCCGCCGCCGCCAGTGCCGTCCACGAGGCGCACGAGCGGCATCCTCAGCTCGTTCGCGAGCCGCTCGGCGTAGACCATCTTCTGCCAGATGGCGGCGTCGGCCGCTCCGCCGCGCACCGTGAAGTCGTCCCCCTGCACGACGGCGGGACGGCCGTCGATCCGCCCCCGCCCCACCACGCAGTTCGCAGGCAGGAAGCCCGTGAGCTCCCCGTCCTCGTAGGTGCCGCGGCCGGCGAGCGCACCGGTCTCGCGGAAGGTGCCGGAGTCGAACAGGCGGTCGATCCGCTCGCGCACCGTCATGCGCCCGCTCGAGTGCTGCCGCGCCACGCGCTCCTCGCCCCCCATCTGGCGCGCGAGCTCCTCGCGGCGCCGGAGCTCGTGAAGCTCTGGCTCCCAGGTCACCGCGGCAGCATACGTCGCTCGGGCTAAAGGCCTGCAAACGAAGGCCGACTATCCGGGCTGCCAGGGAATGGTCATATGCGTGCGCACACCTTTCAGCAGCTCGCGCCGGTCTCGCCGGCCAGTCTGAAGCCCGCGGCTACGGGAGCGGGTCGATGAGCCGTTCCCGCGTGGCCGTCCTTCTCGGCGTTGTGATCGCGATCGCGTTCGCCGCGCCCGCGGTGGCCAAGAAGAAGCACGTGAAGGTGAAGATCGACGTGGTGACGATGGTGCGCCGCGCGCTGCACATCGCGGAGCGCTCGGACA
This genomic interval from Thermoleophilaceae bacterium contains the following:
- a CDS encoding peptidoglycan-binding protein, with the protein product MQAIKGVLLLAVALCALLTGSASASAAYSAASANPRPLPWTGWNGRPIRHPHQPVDPRSLAGATYPVGWSAGAVRYGSGYRRPSERVREVQRRLTLLGYHTGPVDGLYGPLTRSAVQWFQIKHGLRPTGVVAAATLAVLLDPHGFTHAGTTHAKTRAAAGSMRHPAVPAGQLRPPERHAAAHGPSPWLLLVIGAIAAAMSAAATLTLVLAARARRSDDSPSQPVPLELPAQEVVLGYVSSDDPRSGAPDEAAIRAACADRGWRLAVLVRDSGTESGEPLGQSGLTYALGELSEGRASRLVVHRLTHLVSSVAELRVVLGWFMYTGVALTALDVGLDTSSSEGRLVARVLMSLAGSEQPAGARRRAVKERSELLERIRSMRASGMTLQAIADVLNDEGVPTVRGGARWLRSSVQFVLAHKGESIEKEEGYVT
- a CDS encoding carboxyl transferase domain-containing protein, with the protein product MTWEPELHELRRREELARQMGGEERVARQHSSGRMTVRERIDRLFDSGTFRETGALAGRGTYEDGELTGFLPANCVVGRGRIDGRPAVVQGDDFTVRGGAADAAIWQKMVYAERLANELRMPLVRLVDGTGGGGSVKSLEDMGHTYVPFIPGWELAVANLSIVPVVAAALGPVAGLGAARVVASHFSVIVRGTAQLFVAGPPVVAAAMGETPDKEELGGARAQTRAGAVDNEAADEDDALAQLKRFLSYLPSNVWEAPPLLASADPPDRREGALLSIVPRERRKPYKPRAILEAVFDAGSVFELGPRYGRPLITALARLAGRPVGVLCSDPNHYAGGLTADASEKLTRFVDTCDQFRLPVVNFVDQPGFVIGTDAERRGTIRRGTRALTAVYQASVPWASVLVRKAFGVAGAAHSNAERLNVRYAWPSGDWGSLPIEGGIEAAYRRELEAAEDPVALRAEIEERLNAVRSPFRTAERFMIEEIIDPRDTRPLLCDWAQRAHELIAHELHEGAKRRGLRP